Proteins encoded within one genomic window of Jiangella mangrovi:
- a CDS encoding maleylpyruvate isomerase family mycothiol-dependent enzyme produces MAARTDRTTDPAIVADLLLARRGTAYFLRKLKELPDDALGEPSLLPGWTRAHVVAHVGYNARALSRLVTWAATGVETPMYPSPSARAHEIEFGATLTPNALRNLAEHSAVHLNVEWRDLPPDRWAATVRTAQGREVPAAETAWMRAREVWLHAVDLGNGGRFEDLPADFLGRLLADVTGTWSRRPDAVPALARLAAWATGRSAGGVGGPGFTAPRWL; encoded by the coding sequence ATGGCTGCGCGGACCGACCGCACCACCGATCCGGCGATCGTGGCCGACCTGCTGCTCGCCCGGCGCGGGACGGCGTACTTCCTGCGCAAGCTGAAGGAGCTGCCCGACGACGCGCTGGGCGAGCCGTCGCTGCTGCCCGGCTGGACCCGCGCCCATGTCGTCGCGCACGTCGGCTACAACGCGCGGGCGCTCAGCCGGCTCGTCACCTGGGCCGCGACCGGCGTCGAGACCCCGATGTACCCGTCGCCGTCGGCGCGCGCCCACGAGATCGAGTTCGGCGCCACGCTGACGCCGAACGCGCTGCGCAACCTGGCCGAGCACTCCGCCGTCCACCTCAACGTCGAGTGGCGCGACCTGCCGCCGGACCGGTGGGCGGCGACGGTTCGGACGGCGCAGGGACGCGAGGTGCCGGCCGCGGAGACGGCGTGGATGCGGGCCCGCGAGGTCTGGCTGCACGCCGTCGACCTCGGCAACGGCGGCCGGTTCGAGGACCTGCCCGCCGACTTCCTCGGGCGGTTGCTGGCGGACGTGACGGGGACGTGGTCGCGACGTCCCGACGCGGTGCCGGCGCTGGCGCGGCTGGCGGCCTGGGCGACCGGCCGTTCGGCCGGTGGCGTCGGCGGTCCCGGCTTCACCGCGCCGCGGTGGCTGTGA
- a CDS encoding cupin domain-containing protein, which yields MTDLQPDEEAELKQLYADFEANDLTPLWTQLNDLMPLVPAPSAKAHVWRWKTLHRLAERAGDLVPVGRGGERRAIALVNPGLPGTAYATPTLWCAIQYLGPHETAPEHRHSQNAFRFVVEGEGVWTVVNGDPVAMRRGDFLLTPGWHFHGHHNDTDQPMAWIDGLDIPFTHYSDVGFFEFGSERVTDEASPPVSRSERLWAHPGLRPLSELDQRVSSPLAAYRWEHTDRALTEQLALEDEGHPATVEQGHAAIRYVNPTTGGDVMPTIRAEFHRLRAGTATRARHEVGSSVWQVFEGSGSVVLGGEERQLATGDLFTVPSWAAWSLRADTQLDLFRFNDGPIIDRLGFARTWIPEDES from the coding sequence ATGACCGATCTGCAGCCGGACGAGGAGGCGGAGCTGAAGCAGCTCTACGCCGACTTCGAGGCCAACGACCTCACGCCGCTCTGGACCCAGCTGAACGACCTGATGCCGCTGGTGCCGGCGCCGTCCGCGAAGGCGCACGTGTGGCGCTGGAAGACGCTGCACCGGCTGGCCGAGCGCGCGGGCGACCTCGTCCCCGTCGGGCGCGGGGGAGAGCGGCGGGCGATCGCGCTGGTCAACCCGGGTCTGCCCGGCACGGCGTACGCGACGCCGACGCTGTGGTGCGCCATCCAGTACCTCGGCCCGCACGAGACCGCGCCCGAGCACCGGCACAGCCAGAACGCGTTCCGGTTCGTCGTCGAGGGCGAGGGCGTCTGGACGGTCGTCAACGGCGACCCGGTCGCGATGCGCCGCGGCGACTTCCTGCTGACGCCGGGCTGGCACTTCCACGGCCACCACAACGACACCGACCAGCCGATGGCCTGGATCGACGGGCTCGACATCCCGTTCACGCACTACTCCGACGTCGGCTTCTTCGAGTTCGGGTCCGAGCGCGTGACCGACGAGGCGTCGCCGCCGGTCTCGCGGTCGGAGCGGCTGTGGGCGCACCCCGGGCTGCGGCCGCTGTCGGAGCTGGACCAGCGGGTCAGCTCGCCGCTGGCCGCGTACCGCTGGGAGCACACCGACCGCGCACTCACCGAGCAGCTCGCGCTCGAGGACGAGGGCCACCCGGCGACGGTCGAGCAGGGCCACGCCGCGATCCGCTACGTCAACCCGACCACCGGCGGCGACGTCATGCCGACGATCCGCGCGGAGTTCCACCGGCTGCGGGCGGGGACGGCGACCAGGGCGCGGCACGAGGTCGGCTCGTCGGTCTGGCAGGTCTTCGAGGGCAGCGGCTCGGTCGTGCTCGGCGGCGAGGAGCGGCAGCTTGCGACCGGCGACCTGTTCACCGTCCCGTCGTGGGCCGCGTGGTCGCTGCGGGCCGACACCCAGCTGGACCTGTTCCGGTTCAACGACGGGCCGATCATCGACCGGCTCGGCTTCGCCCGCACCTGGATCCCGGAGGACGAGTCATGA
- a CDS encoding IclR family transcriptional regulator has protein sequence MRKQSIQRPPYPITSVDNALRIVQILRDQGSVRLTDVAAELGIAVSTAHRLMAMLVYRGFAIQDDSKRYAPGPALGARALNTSWNREIRQVLQPLLEELCIRFDETTNLVVRVGAHVRFLHSVEAHSVLRVGDRAGTVLPARTTSGGKALLCHENTDYLARLYLGKGSLTAGHALDRAQFDSLLGELDTVREQGYAVNREESEGGIGAIGMSILGDDGRPLAAYSVATPIVRLDRLLKAGALEQLFEARKEMASALRGAGLDHPEPA, from the coding sequence ATGCGGAAGCAATCCATCCAGCGGCCTCCGTACCCCATCACGTCCGTCGACAACGCGCTGCGCATCGTGCAGATCCTGCGCGACCAGGGCAGCGTGCGGCTCACCGACGTCGCGGCCGAGCTGGGCATCGCCGTGTCGACGGCGCACCGGCTCATGGCGATGCTCGTCTACCGCGGGTTCGCCATCCAGGACGACTCCAAGCGGTACGCGCCCGGCCCCGCGCTGGGCGCCCGCGCCCTCAACACCAGCTGGAACCGCGAGATCCGGCAGGTCCTGCAGCCGTTGCTCGAGGAGCTGTGCATCCGCTTCGACGAGACGACGAACCTCGTGGTCCGGGTCGGCGCGCACGTGCGGTTCCTCCACTCCGTCGAGGCGCACTCCGTCCTGCGCGTCGGCGACCGCGCCGGCACCGTCCTGCCCGCACGCACCACGTCGGGCGGCAAGGCACTGCTCTGCCACGAGAACACCGACTACCTGGCCCGGCTCTACCTCGGGAAGGGCTCACTCACCGCCGGGCACGCCCTGGACCGGGCCCAGTTCGACTCCTTGCTGGGCGAGCTCGACACCGTCCGCGAGCAGGGCTACGCCGTCAACCGCGAGGAGTCCGAGGGCGGCATCGGCGCCATCGGCATGTCCATCCTCGGCGACGACGGCCGCCCGCTGGCCGCGTACTCCGTCGCCACCCCCATCGTGCGACTGGACCGGCTGCTCAAGGCCGGCGCGCTCGAGCAGCTCTTCGAGGCCCGCAAGGAGATGGCGTCCGCCCTGCGCGGCGCCGGCCTCGACCACCCCGAACCCGCCTGA
- a CDS encoding endonuclease/exonuclease/phosphatase family protein: MAATRVLHWNIHSWRDEDGDRPGGPNADAVAAVIAETDPQIVSLVEVDERWGAVESLAGLASRFGFSWVFPPTVHYGDDDGPRGGYGNALLVKARILAVQQWQLRWPPRPYDGSESSEARSVLLVKLGIGPDGLWVGSTHLPRRSAPARSAGLGRLLELVGGLDAPWLICGDFNTAASSWVPADGSVLVRPSAPEPSYPASAPTEPIDYVVAAPGLTVSAAVLDRPGSDHLPLRATVTVGEGAS, from the coding sequence ATGGCTGCGACCCGGGTCCTGCACTGGAACATCCACTCCTGGCGCGACGAGGACGGCGACCGGCCCGGCGGGCCGAACGCGGACGCCGTCGCCGCTGTCATCGCCGAGACGGACCCGCAGATCGTCTCCCTCGTCGAGGTCGACGAGCGGTGGGGTGCGGTGGAGTCGCTCGCGGGGCTGGCGTCGCGGTTCGGGTTCTCCTGGGTCTTCCCGCCCACCGTCCACTACGGCGACGACGACGGCCCGCGCGGCGGCTACGGCAACGCGCTGCTGGTCAAGGCGCGGATCCTGGCGGTGCAGCAGTGGCAGCTCCGGTGGCCGCCGCGCCCCTATGACGGCTCGGAGTCGTCCGAGGCGCGCAGCGTGCTGCTGGTGAAACTGGGCATCGGGCCGGACGGGCTCTGGGTCGGCAGCACCCACCTGCCCCGCCGCTCGGCCCCCGCACGATCAGCCGGGCTGGGACGGCTGCTCGAGCTGGTCGGCGGCCTCGACGCACCCTGGCTGATCTGCGGCGACTTCAACACCGCGGCCTCGTCGTGGGTTCCGGCCGACGGCTCCGTGCTCGTCCGCCCCTCGGCGCCGGAGCCGTCGTACCCGGCGAGCGCCCCCACCGAGCCGATCGACTACGTGGTCGCCGCTCCTGGGCTGACGGTGTCCGCTGCGGTTCTCGATCGTCCCGGCTCCGACCACCTCCCGCTCCGGGCGACGGTCACCGTCGGCGAGGGCGCAAGCTGA
- a CDS encoding ATP-binding cassette domain-containing protein, which yields MAARGLVKTFGRVVGLDGVDVDVHAGEVLAVIGDNGAGKSTLIKCLTGALVPDAGTITADGAEVVFRRPQDARDAGIETVYQTLAVAPALDVASNLYLGREERRPGILGSVFRMLDKQGMRSRAEAAVRDLGITTIQNITQPVESLSGGQRQAVAVARAAAFGSRIVVLDEPTAALGVKESNQVLALIERLRENGLGVILVSHNMPHVWQVADRIHIQRLGRSAGVITPSSHTMAEGVAIMTGAAAA from the coding sequence CTGGCCGCCCGGGGACTGGTGAAGACGTTCGGCCGGGTCGTGGGGCTCGACGGCGTCGACGTCGACGTGCACGCCGGCGAGGTGCTCGCCGTCATCGGCGACAACGGCGCCGGCAAGTCGACGCTGATCAAGTGCCTCACCGGCGCGCTGGTGCCGGACGCGGGGACGATCACCGCCGACGGCGCCGAGGTCGTCTTCCGCCGGCCGCAGGACGCGCGCGACGCCGGCATCGAGACCGTCTACCAGACGCTCGCCGTCGCCCCCGCCCTGGACGTCGCGAGCAACCTCTACCTCGGCCGCGAGGAACGCCGGCCGGGGATTCTCGGCTCGGTGTTCCGCATGCTCGACAAGCAGGGCATGCGCTCGCGCGCCGAGGCGGCCGTGCGCGACCTCGGCATCACGACCATCCAGAACATCACCCAGCCGGTCGAGTCGCTGTCCGGCGGGCAGCGCCAGGCGGTCGCGGTCGCCCGGGCGGCGGCGTTCGGCAGCCGCATCGTCGTGCTCGACGAGCCCACGGCCGCGCTGGGCGTGAAGGAGTCCAACCAGGTGCTGGCGCTGATCGAGCGGCTGCGCGAGAACGGGCTGGGCGTGATCCTGGTCAGCCACAACATGCCGCACGTCTGGCAGGTGGCCGACCGCATCCACATCCAGCGGCTGGGCCGGTCGGCCGGCGTCATCACGCCGTCGTCGCACACCATGGCCGAGGGCGTGGCGATCATGACGGGAGCGGCGGCGGCCTGA
- a CDS encoding shikimate dehydrogenase: protein MTHDGRVIAPEDLATWSDGGRRLVAFVGVDTSGSRIHQEFPAWAARLGRPEWVLRGVDLPTTTPAATYRDLVDAIAANPQIAGAVVTSHKLRLYRAAAARLRSIDAFAELTLEVNALARRDDGVGGGVVDGFARDPLALAAVVHRLDPAGRDVVVYGAGGAGTALLLALTLDESRRPRTITVIDSDDGALAAFRATADRCGLLDDRLHLLAAGDGDSDSATTRIPEHALVVNATGLGKDRPGSPLPPGTVLPASATAWDFNYRGDLTFLADARAQGATAVDGWDYFVAGWAAALTAIAGVPFTAGMLPD, encoded by the coding sequence GTGACGCACGACGGCCGCGTGATCGCCCCCGAGGACCTCGCGACGTGGAGCGACGGCGGACGGCGGCTGGTCGCGTTCGTCGGCGTCGACACCAGCGGGTCGCGGATCCACCAGGAGTTCCCGGCGTGGGCCGCGCGGCTCGGCCGGCCGGAGTGGGTGCTGCGCGGCGTCGACCTGCCGACCACCACCCCAGCCGCCACCTACCGCGACCTCGTCGACGCCATTGCCGCCAACCCACAGATCGCCGGCGCCGTCGTCACCAGCCACAAGCTCCGCCTGTACCGGGCCGCGGCCGCGCGGCTGCGGAGCATCGACGCCTTCGCGGAGCTGACGCTCGAGGTCAACGCGCTCGCCCGGCGCGACGACGGCGTCGGCGGCGGTGTCGTCGACGGGTTCGCCCGCGACCCGCTCGCGCTGGCCGCCGTCGTGCACCGGCTCGACCCCGCCGGCCGCGACGTCGTCGTCTACGGGGCGGGCGGGGCCGGGACGGCGCTGCTGCTCGCCCTGACGCTGGACGAGTCGCGCCGGCCGCGCACCATCACCGTCATCGACAGCGACGACGGCGCCCTGGCCGCGTTCCGCGCCACCGCGGACCGGTGCGGCCTCCTGGACGACCGCCTCCACCTGCTCGCCGCCGGCGACGGCGACAGCGACAGCGCCACGACCCGCATCCCCGAGCACGCGCTCGTCGTCAACGCGACCGGGCTGGGCAAGGACAGGCCCGGGTCTCCCCTGCCGCCCGGCACGGTGCTCCCGGCATCGGCGACGGCGTGGGACTTCAACTACCGCGGCGACCTCACGTTCCTCGCCGACGCCCGCGCGCAGGGCGCCACCGCCGTCGACGGCTGGGACTACTTCGTCGCCGGGTGGGCCGCGGCGCTGACGGCGATCGCCGGCGTCCCGTTCACCGCGGGCATGCTGCCCGACTGA
- a CDS encoding fumarylacetoacetate hydrolase family protein has product MRLATVRVGDGGGTAAAVVDDDGLTVIDGVPDVGSLLTDPSWREVAAGADGEQLALDALAPVVPRPGKVLCVGLNYRNHIKEMGRELPEHPTLFPKYPETLIGPYDPIRWSAHSAALDWEAELAVVVGARVFEASAAEAEAAIAGYAVLNDVTLRDYQYHTTQWLPGKNFAGTTPLGPWLTTADAFTDGRITTTVNGSLVQDSSTADLVFSPAELIGYVSRFLPLAPGDVIATGTPGGVGHARKPPVYLRPGDVVETAIEGLGSLRNVVGG; this is encoded by the coding sequence ATGAGGCTGGCGACGGTACGGGTGGGCGACGGCGGCGGGACGGCTGCCGCCGTCGTCGACGATGACGGCCTGACGGTGATCGACGGCGTCCCGGACGTGGGGTCGCTGCTGACGGACCCGTCGTGGCGGGAGGTCGCGGCGGGCGCCGACGGCGAGCAGCTCGCGTTGGACGCGCTCGCACCGGTCGTGCCGCGGCCGGGCAAGGTGCTCTGCGTCGGGCTCAACTACCGCAATCACATCAAGGAGATGGGCCGCGAGCTGCCCGAACACCCGACGCTGTTCCCGAAGTACCCCGAGACGCTGATCGGCCCGTACGACCCGATCCGCTGGTCGGCGCACTCGGCCGCGCTGGACTGGGAGGCCGAGCTGGCCGTCGTCGTCGGCGCTCGCGTCTTCGAGGCGAGTGCCGCGGAGGCCGAGGCGGCGATCGCCGGGTACGCCGTCCTGAACGACGTGACGCTGCGCGACTACCAGTACCACACGACGCAGTGGCTGCCGGGCAAGAACTTCGCCGGCACGACGCCGCTCGGACCCTGGCTGACCACGGCCGACGCGTTCACCGACGGGCGCATCACGACGACGGTGAACGGCTCGCTCGTGCAGGACTCGTCGACGGCGGACCTGGTGTTCTCGCCGGCCGAGCTGATCGGCTACGTGTCGCGGTTCCTGCCGCTGGCGCCCGGCGACGTCATCGCGACCGGCACGCCGGGCGGGGTCGGCCACGCGCGCAAGCCGCCGGTCTACCTGCGGCCCGGCGACGTGGTCGAGACGGCGATCGAAGGGCTCGGGTCGCTGCGCAACGTGGTCGGCGGCTGA
- a CDS encoding alpha/beta hydrolase: MPVLPELHPMVSRIAQARQFPADPAQSVADRRAAIHRGMDQRAATVTLPAPALVTHRDHTITADDGGSIDLRSYHPGGEPAGDEQPRPGHVYVHGGGWWLGTLDHRDALLARRAVSTGSVVVSVAHRPAPERRYPVPAEDVYAALSWVAAHADTFQVDPGRLSIGGDSSGANLAAAAVLMARDRGGPRPAAQVLEIPVLDLTLAHAEREADPDAVVLTYDELAENIERYCDPDRRGEPYASPLLSPDLSGLPPTLIMTAEFDVLRGDGRAYAERLAAARVPVTLHEWAGHVHGSHDMTAVVASARDWQGEVDDFLRTVTATAAR, from the coding sequence ATGCCCGTCCTCCCCGAACTCCACCCGATGGTGTCCCGGATCGCCCAGGCGCGCCAGTTCCCGGCCGACCCCGCGCAGAGCGTCGCCGACCGACGCGCCGCCATCCACCGCGGCATGGACCAGCGCGCGGCCACGGTCACGCTCCCCGCGCCCGCGCTGGTCACCCACCGCGACCACACCATCACGGCCGACGACGGCGGCAGCATCGACCTCCGCTCCTATCACCCGGGCGGCGAGCCGGCGGGCGACGAGCAGCCGCGCCCCGGGCACGTCTACGTCCACGGCGGCGGCTGGTGGCTCGGCACACTCGACCACCGCGACGCGCTCCTCGCCCGTCGGGCCGTCAGCACCGGCAGCGTGGTCGTCTCCGTCGCCCATCGGCCGGCGCCCGAGCGCCGCTACCCCGTCCCCGCCGAGGACGTGTACGCGGCCCTGAGCTGGGTCGCCGCCCACGCTGACACGTTTCAGGTCGATCCGGGGCGGCTGTCGATCGGCGGCGACTCCTCCGGCGCCAACCTCGCCGCCGCAGCCGTCCTGATGGCCCGCGACCGTGGCGGTCCGCGGCCGGCCGCGCAGGTGCTCGAGATCCCGGTGCTCGACCTCACCCTCGCCCACGCCGAACGCGAGGCCGACCCGGACGCCGTCGTCCTCACCTACGACGAGCTGGCCGAGAACATCGAGCGGTACTGCGACCCGGACCGCCGCGGCGAGCCGTACGCCTCGCCGCTGCTCTCGCCCGACCTGAGCGGCCTCCCGCCGACGCTGATCATGACCGCCGAGTTCGACGTCCTCCGCGGCGACGGCCGCGCCTACGCCGAGCGGCTGGCCGCCGCCCGCGTGCCCGTCACGCTGCACGAGTGGGCCGGTCACGTCCACGGCTCGCACGACATGACCGCCGTCGTCGCGTCCGCCCGCGACTGGCAGGGCGAGGTCGACGACTTCCTCCGGACGGTCACAGCCACCGCGGCGCGGTGA
- a CDS encoding substrate-binding domain-containing protein: MTHPRRRLAVAGALAVATALAVTACGSDDDGGTTAAGEGDSVAVTLITKDSINPFFVAMQDGAKEVAETENVDLTIAAGAEDGDEEGQIQAIENAIAAGEQGILIVPNGPGVNPAIERARDAGLFVIALDTPPDPADIVDITFATDNFEAGELIGQWAAAQLGGEPATIALLDLFNDKIVSVDYNRDQGFLSGMGIELGDDKRNGDEPATGNYSGGTYEIVCNEPTGGAEDGGRTAMENCLTRNPDVNVVYTINEPSAAGAYAALEAAGVAEDVLIVSVDGGCDGVQAVKDGRIGATSQQYPLLMASEGVKAIADIARGGEAPQPSDGLDFFNTGVALVTDTPADGVESIDTTEGADKCWG, translated from the coding sequence ATGACCCACCCCCGACGCCGGCTCGCCGTGGCGGGAGCCCTCGCCGTCGCCACCGCACTCGCCGTCACCGCCTGCGGCTCCGACGACGACGGCGGCACCACCGCCGCGGGCGAGGGCGACTCCGTCGCCGTCACCCTCATCACCAAGGACTCGATCAACCCGTTCTTCGTCGCCATGCAGGACGGCGCGAAGGAGGTCGCCGAGACCGAGAACGTCGACCTCACCATCGCGGCCGGCGCCGAGGACGGTGACGAGGAGGGCCAGATCCAGGCCATCGAGAACGCCATCGCCGCCGGCGAGCAGGGCATCCTCATCGTGCCCAACGGCCCCGGCGTCAACCCGGCCATCGAGCGGGCCCGCGACGCCGGCCTGTTCGTCATCGCGCTGGACACCCCGCCCGACCCGGCCGACATCGTCGACATCACGTTCGCAACGGACAACTTCGAGGCCGGCGAGCTGATCGGCCAGTGGGCGGCGGCGCAGCTGGGCGGCGAGCCCGCCACCATCGCGCTGCTCGACCTGTTCAACGACAAGATCGTGTCGGTCGACTACAACCGCGACCAGGGCTTCCTGTCCGGCATGGGCATCGAGCTCGGCGACGACAAGCGCAACGGCGACGAGCCCGCGACCGGCAACTACTCCGGCGGCACGTACGAGATCGTCTGCAACGAGCCGACCGGCGGCGCCGAGGACGGTGGCCGCACGGCCATGGAGAACTGCCTGACCCGCAACCCCGACGTCAACGTCGTCTACACGATCAACGAGCCGTCCGCCGCGGGTGCGTACGCCGCGCTCGAGGCGGCCGGCGTCGCCGAGGACGTGCTCATCGTCTCCGTCGACGGCGGCTGCGACGGCGTGCAGGCGGTGAAGGACGGCCGCATCGGCGCGACGTCGCAGCAGTACCCGCTGCTCATGGCGTCCGAGGGCGTCAAGGCGATCGCCGACATCGCCCGCGGCGGCGAGGCCCCGCAGCCCAGCGACGGCCTCGACTTCTTCAACACCGGGGTCGCGCTGGTGACGGACACGCCGGCGGACGGCGTCGAGAGCATCGACACGACCGAGGGCGCGGACAAGTGCTGGGGCTGA
- a CDS encoding TetR/AcrR family transcriptional regulator, which yields MVGVRAERKQRTREQIAATALRLFAERGFEAVSVAEVARVVGVTEKTVFNHFATKEDLVYSGDEAFESALVDAVGARPPGTPVAAAVAAFLLDRYAGFGDDPARQERHAVLARLVTDSPALQARERQILARYASTLSSHIALELGVDGDGDDLRPQVVAEALIAAHGAVIGAFRRATLSGAPPAQYAPRVLAAAREAFGLLASLP from the coding sequence ATGGTGGGAGTACGGGCGGAGCGCAAGCAGCGCACGCGCGAGCAGATCGCGGCGACGGCGCTGCGGCTGTTCGCCGAGCGCGGGTTCGAGGCTGTCTCCGTCGCCGAGGTGGCCCGGGTCGTGGGCGTCACCGAGAAGACGGTGTTCAACCACTTCGCGACCAAGGAGGACCTCGTCTACAGCGGCGACGAGGCGTTCGAGTCGGCGCTGGTCGACGCCGTCGGCGCCAGGCCGCCCGGCACGCCGGTCGCGGCCGCGGTGGCCGCGTTCCTGCTGGACCGCTACGCCGGCTTCGGCGACGACCCGGCCCGGCAGGAACGGCACGCGGTGCTCGCCCGGCTGGTCACCGACAGCCCGGCGCTGCAGGCCCGCGAGCGGCAGATCCTCGCCCGATACGCGTCGACGCTGAGCTCGCACATCGCGCTGGAGCTGGGGGTCGACGGCGACGGCGACGACCTGCGCCCGCAGGTGGTCGCCGAGGCGCTGATCGCCGCCCACGGCGCCGTCATCGGGGCCTTCCGCCGGGCGACGCTGTCCGGCGCGCCGCCCGCGCAGTACGCGCCGCGGGTGCTCGCCGCCGCCCGCGAGGCGTTCGGGCTGCTCGCCTCCCTGCCCTGA
- a CDS encoding FAD-dependent oxidoreductase: MKKTGRVIVVGGGIGGLSAALALRSRGVAVTLLERADEFGEVGAGLQLAPNATRILDDWGLLGETMRQGFEPRSLVLKDAVSGDELTRQDLGTDFRNRYGAPYVVIHRSDLHAIVLEAARAAGVELVTGADVVAVADLEPGVSVSVAGEPAGLTADACVAADGLTSRIRDTIVGDEPVASGYVAYRGTLPGSASGLDDVVAWLGPGCHFVRYPLRQGELLNQVAVFRSARYAAGDDEWGTVDELDAAFADCCDEIRAGTPHLWRDRRWPMFDRVPTTRWRHGSTLLVGDAAHPMLQYLAQGACQAIEDAAALGRAVDAVGPGSAADWPAVFDAVAAEREPRTSRVQLTAHLWGDIWHTDGLGRTLRNELLRRRDTKDFRYFDWLYGAA; this comes from the coding sequence GTGAAGAAAACGGGTCGCGTGATCGTCGTCGGCGGTGGCATCGGCGGGCTCTCGGCGGCCCTGGCGCTCCGGTCCCGCGGCGTCGCCGTCACCCTGCTGGAGCGGGCCGACGAGTTCGGCGAGGTCGGCGCGGGCCTGCAGCTGGCCCCGAATGCGACCCGGATCCTGGACGACTGGGGGCTGCTCGGCGAGACGATGCGGCAGGGCTTCGAGCCGCGCAGCCTGGTGCTCAAGGACGCCGTCAGCGGCGACGAGCTGACCCGGCAGGACCTCGGCACCGACTTCCGCAACCGCTACGGCGCCCCGTACGTCGTCATCCACCGCAGCGACCTGCACGCCATCGTGCTCGAGGCCGCCCGCGCCGCCGGCGTCGAGCTGGTCACCGGTGCCGACGTCGTCGCGGTCGCCGACCTCGAGCCCGGGGTCAGCGTCAGCGTCGCCGGTGAACCCGCAGGGCTGACGGCGGACGCCTGCGTGGCCGCCGACGGGCTGACCTCGCGCATCCGCGACACGATTGTCGGCGACGAGCCGGTCGCGTCGGGCTACGTCGCCTACCGCGGCACGCTGCCGGGGTCGGCGTCCGGACTCGACGACGTCGTCGCCTGGCTGGGGCCGGGCTGCCACTTCGTCCGTTACCCGCTGCGCCAAGGCGAGCTGCTCAACCAGGTCGCGGTCTTCCGCTCGGCCAGGTACGCGGCCGGCGACGACGAATGGGGCACCGTCGACGAGCTGGACGCGGCGTTCGCGGACTGCTGCGACGAGATCCGCGCCGGCACGCCGCACCTGTGGCGGGACCGGCGCTGGCCGATGTTCGACCGGGTCCCGACGACGCGGTGGCGGCACGGCTCGACGCTGCTGGTCGGCGACGCCGCGCACCCGATGTTGCAGTACCTCGCGCAGGGCGCCTGCCAGGCCATCGAGGACGCGGCCGCGCTCGGGCGGGCCGTCGACGCCGTCGGGCCGGGGAGTGCTGCCGATTGGCCCGCCGTCTTCGACGCCGTCGCCGCCGAACGGGAGCCGCGGACGTCGCGGGTGCAGCTGACCGCGCACCTCTGGGGCGACATCTGGCACACCGACGGGCTCGGCCGGACGCTGCGCAACGAGCTGCTGCGCCGCCGCGACACCAAGGACTTCCGCTACTTCGACTGGCTGTACGGCGCGGCCTGA
- a CDS encoding ABC transporter permease, with product MGLTTEPGGQGGAAAELERRRRAPAQRVQHVLHTHPALSPAIILLLTCIAFTLLNDRFAAPAALSLLIQQTAVVAALAIGQTLIILTAGIDLSVGAIAVLSSMLAALLAAEQGVPAPIALVIGVAAGLAAGSLNGLLVTRVGLPPFIVTLGTLSVFTAVVLIYTGGQSVPGADLPDLLSWTGTTFPIGDFRLTYGVVIVALMYVVVGWALSQTAWGRHVYAVGDDSDAARLAGIRVSRVLFSVYAVAGLIYGLAAWVLIGRAGAASPNAIADANLESITAVVIGGTSLFGGRGGIVGTLLGALIVQSFAIGLSLAGVDDQYRLLAVGILVIAAVSVDQWIRRVRA from the coding sequence CTGGGGCTGACCACCGAGCCCGGCGGTCAGGGTGGGGCGGCGGCGGAGCTGGAGCGCCGCCGCCGCGCCCCCGCGCAACGCGTCCAGCACGTCCTGCACACCCACCCGGCGCTCAGCCCGGCGATCATCCTGCTGCTGACGTGCATCGCGTTCACCCTGCTCAACGACCGGTTCGCCGCGCCCGCCGCGCTGTCGCTGCTGATCCAGCAGACGGCGGTCGTGGCGGCGCTGGCGATCGGGCAGACGCTGATCATCCTCACCGCCGGCATCGACCTGTCCGTCGGCGCCATCGCGGTGCTCTCGTCCATGCTGGCCGCCCTGCTCGCCGCCGAGCAGGGCGTGCCGGCGCCCATCGCGCTGGTCATCGGCGTCGCGGCCGGCCTGGCGGCGGGCAGCCTCAACGGGCTGCTGGTCACCCGGGTCGGGCTGCCGCCGTTCATCGTCACGCTCGGCACGCTCAGCGTCTTCACCGCCGTCGTGCTCATCTACACCGGCGGGCAGAGCGTGCCCGGCGCCGACCTGCCGGACCTGCTGAGCTGGACCGGCACGACGTTCCCCATCGGCGACTTCCGGCTGACGTACGGCGTCGTCATCGTCGCGCTCATGTACGTGGTCGTCGGCTGGGCGCTGAGCCAGACCGCGTGGGGCCGGCACGTGTACGCCGTCGGCGACGACTCCGACGCGGCGCGGCTGGCCGGCATCCGGGTCAGCCGGGTGCTGTTCAGCGTGTACGCCGTCGCCGGCCTCATCTACGGGCTGGCCGCGTGGGTGCTGATCGGGCGGGCGGGGGCGGCGAGCCCGAACGCCATCGCCGACGCCAACCTCGAGTCGATCACCGCGGTCGTCATCGGCGGGACCAGCCTGTTCGGCGGCCGCGGCGGCATCGTGGGGACGCTGCTCGGCGCGCTGATCGTGCAGTCGTTCGCCATCGGGCTGTCGCTGGCCGGCGTCGACGACCAGTACCGCCTGCTCGCCGTCGGCATCCTCGTCATCGCGGCGGTGTCGGTCGACCAGTGGATCAGGAGGGTGCGGGCATGA